A region from the Acomys russatus chromosome 24, mAcoRus1.1, whole genome shotgun sequence genome encodes:
- the LOC127207318 gene encoding olfactory receptor 1165: MVLNLENQSTVTTFILFGFSEYPYLHRPLFLLFFTIYTVTLIGNMGIIVVRRINPKLHTPMYFFLSHLSFLDICYSSVFTPKLLEILIVEDRTISFKGCMTQFFFICAFVITEMFMLAVMAYDRFVAVCNPLLYTVSMSPKLCGFLVAGTYMWGVLCSSTITYSLLQLSYCGPNIINHFGCEYSAILSLSCSDPTFSQVICLVISIFNETCSLLIILASYVFIVVTIIRMPSKGGLQKAFSTCSSHLTAISIFHGIILLLYCVPNSKNSWLVVKVATVLFTVMIPMLNPLIYSLRNKDVKGTVRSLLSLKLHSSAT, translated from the coding sequence ATGGTGCTTAATTTGGAAAACCAGAGTACGGTGACCACATTCATACTTTTTGGTTTCTCAGAATACCCATACCTACACCGTCctctgtttctcttgttttttacCATCTACACAGTTACTCTGATAGGTAACATGGGCATAATCGTGGTCAGAAGGATCAATCCCAAgctccacacacccatgtacttttttctgagccatctttcattTTTGGATATTTGTTATTCCAGTGTATTTACACCTAAACTGTTAGAAATCTTGATCGTGGAAGACAGGACTATCTCTTTTAAAGGATGCatgacacagtttttttttatttgtgcatttgtGATTACAGAAATGTTCATGTTAGCAGTCATGGCCTATGACAGGTTTGTAGCTGTTTGTAACCCTCTACTCTACACGGTTTCAATGTCACCTAAGCTCTGTGGTTTCCTTGTggctggaacatatatgtggggtGTACTCTGTTCCTCTACTATAACATACTCTCTTCTGCAACTCTCCTACTGTGGACCTAACATCATTAATCACTTTGGCTGTGAGTACTCTGCCATTCTCTCTTTGTCCTGCTCTGACCCAACATTCAGCCAAGTGATATGTTTAGTCATTTCCATATTCAATGAGACTTGCAGCCTCCTCATCATCCTGGCCTCCTATGTCTTTATAGTTGTCACAATCATCAGGATGCCTTCTAAGGGTGGACTCCAAAAGGCATTCTCCACTTGCTCCTCCCACCTGACTGCCATCAGCATCTTCCACGGGATCATTCTTCTTCTCTACTGTGTGCCCAACTCCAAAAACTCCTGGCTCGTGGTCAAAGTGGCAACCGTGCTCTTCACTGTGATGATCCCCATGCTGAACCCGCTCATCTACAGCCTTAGGAACAAAGATGTGAAGGGGACAGTCAGAAGTCTCCTGAGCTTAAAACTTCATTCTAGTGCAACGTGA